The uncultured Paludibaculum sp. sequence CGTTGTGGACCGGGCGCAATTTGAATCCATTCAGGTGACGGGCCGCAACCCGATGTACCTGGCACTCCTGAAGCCTGGCGTTACCGGTCAGTCCGTGACCGGCGGCGGCTTCGGCATGGCGAACATCGCCAACATTAACGGTACGCGTTCCTCCGACAGCACGGTGACTACCGACGGCGCGGTCGGCCTGCGCACTCGTGGTGCCGACGGCACCGCCATCGGCGCCGCCGACATGGACGCAGTGGCCGAAATCCAGATCCTGACGTCGGCCTTCCCGGCCGAATACGGCCGCTCCATCGGCGGCCAGGTCCGCATCATCACCCGCAGCGGTGGCCAGCAGTTCCACGGCTCCCTGTATGAGTACTTCCGGAACTCGGCACTGAACGCGAACTCCTGGGACCGCAACCGCAACTCGAGCCCGGCGATCAGCAGCAGCCCCTCGCCGTTCCGCTACAACCAGTTCGGGTACAACGTTAACGGTCCGGTATACATTCCGGGCAAGTGGAATACGGACAAGAGCAAGCTGTTCTTCCTGTTCAGTCAGGAATACGTCCGCCAGCGCAACACCGCCAGCACGACGCAGACCGTGGCGACGGCGGCCATGCGGCAAGGTGATTTCAGTGAACTGCTGAACCCGGCCAACACATTCTATACGGGCGCAAAGCAGCTCCTCGATCCGACCACGGGAGATCCCCTTGTCGGCAACATCATTCCGAAATCGCGTCTCAGCGCGAACGGCGTGGGTATCCTCAGTGCATCCCAGTTGCCGACGCCCGGCTTCCTCAGCGGTAGCAACAACTACTACTCGGCCGCCGGCGCTCCGACGAATCAACGGAAAGAGACCTACTCCGTCGACTTCAACCCTTCCAGCAACCACCAGTTCCGTTTCCGCAGCATGGTCTACAGCTATTGGGACTATTCGCCGTTCGATGGCAGCGGCCACACACCCCGTATCTTCGACCGCCCAAACAAGAGCTTCTCTCTGAACTACATCTGGACTGTGGGCCCCACCATGGTCAACGAACTGCTGGCAACCACCAGCGTCGACCAGGTGTTCATCGGCATCGACACCAGCACAGGTGTATTCGACCGGACGAAGTGCGGGATCAACTACCCCTACATCTTCCCGGACCGCAAGGAGATCACCAACAAGATCCCGACTGCGTCGATCGCCGGTTTCACGGGCATCAACGGTGGGCCGTACCCGGCCAAGTCGGCCGGCCCCATCTACATGCTGTCCGACAACTTCACCGTCATCAAGAACACCCACACCATCAAGTTCGGCGGCCTGTATGAGCGCGCCGGGCAGAACGACTTTGACCAGATCAACGTGACGGGCGTTCCTGGTGGCACCAACAACCAGAACGGCCGCTTCGAATTCAACGACGGTTCGTTCACGGGTCTCGCTGTCGCCAACGCGGCAATGGGCCTGTTCAGCAACTACGCCGAACTCGGCGCGCGCCCCTACACACCGTACCGCTCGCACATGTTTGAATGGTTCGCCCAGGATTCCTGGAAGGTGACCGACAAGCTGCGCCTCGAAATCGGTGTACGGCACAGCATCATCCAGCCGTACTACAGCCAGTGGCGCAACATGGCAGTGTTCGATCCGGGCTCCTACGACTCCTCGAAGGCAGTCGTGCAGGATCCCAAGAACGGTGCCATTCTCAGCGGCAACTACCTCAACGGCATGATCATCCCCGGTGACGGCTGGCCGGATTCGGCCAAGGGCCGCGTCCCGATCGCCGACAGCGGCGAGTACAACTCGCTGTTCAAGGGCAACAAGGAATACTCGCAGATCCACTACGGCGACTTCCAGCCCCGTCTGGGCATCGCCTACACGATCACCCCCAAGATGGTGGTCCGCGCTGGCGGCGGTCGTTTCTACACCCGCACCGGCGTCAGCGACTCCGTCTTCCTGGGCGCCAATGCGCCGTTCCAGCCGAACGCCTCCGTGGCCAACGGCAGCGTGGACAACCCCGGTGCGGCGGCGGCCAACGCGCGCCTGCCGCTGTTTGTGACGACGCAGGATCCCATCTTCCGGATGCCGAGCGCCTGGAGTTGGAATACGACGGTCGAGCGCGAACTGCCCTGGGCAACGACCGTGGAAGTTTCCTATGTCGGCCGCCGCGGCCTCCACCTGCAGCGTGAGCGCAACATCAACCAGTTGATGCCGGGCACACTGCAGAACAGTACGTCTTACGTCGATACGCTGCGGCCTTACAAGGGCTATGCAACGATCCGCGTGACCAACAACGAAGCATCCTCCACCTACAACGCCCTGCAGGTCAGTGTGAACCGCCGGTTCAGCAAGGGCTTGAGCTATGGCCTGGCCTATACCTACGGCAAGTCGACCGACGACGCCTCGGGTAGCCGCACCATCCTGCCGAACGCCTATGACGCCAGCACCTTCTGGGGTCCGTCGGACTTCGACGTCCGCCAGATGCTGGTGGTCAACTTCATCTACGAACTGCCGTTCTTCAAGAACAACAACCTGACCGGCAAGCTCCTGGGTGGCTGGCAACTTTCGAGCGTCAACCAGTTCCAGACCGGCACTCCGTTCACGGTTTCCACCAGCCAGGACGTGGCTGGCGTGGGCACCGGCAGCGGCAACCAGATCTGGGACATCAAGGGCGACGCCAAGCTCGACGGCGGCGACCGCAAGTTCGCCGACTGGACTGGTGCGAACGCCTACTGGTTCCGTGTAACCAACACCGACGGCACTGCCCTCTTCCAGCGGGCAGCGGCCGGCACGTTCACGACCCAGAACAACCGCAACAAGTACTACCGGCCGGGCTCGCAGAGCTGGAACGTGGCGCTGTTCAAAGCATTCAGCATCACGGAACAGCAGAAGGTACAGTTCCGCGCCGAGATGTACAACTTCCCGAACCACCCGAACCTGGACGCTCCGGTAACGGATCCGACCAACTCGGCATTCGGCAAGGTGACAACCAAGAGCAGCAACCGGACAATGCAGCTCAGCCTGCGTTATTCGTTCTAACCAAACACTACGTCCACAAGACGTGACCCATCGGCCGGTCCCCGCCACAGAGCGGGGCCGGCCGGTTTCTTTTTGGAGGGGCGATCCTTGGGTCGATTTCGTAGACGATTGGTTCTTCGCGGAGAGACCGGTCATTCCGGCAAGCGCCTAGGGTGTCCAACTTCGTCAGGTGCTGCCCATCGCCGCCTTCAGTGGGGGAAACGGGAAGTGCGTGAGCGGCGTCCATTGTCCATGCCGTTGATCGCTGCCCGTTTCCAGTGGGGTTTGCTGGGGGCATCGCTTGCACTGCTGTCGTCCCCCGCATTGAATGCAGGCTTCTGCTCCACCCGCACCTGGACTCTTGGCGAGATTGCCAACGCTCCGGTCCTCGTGGTCGGTCGCGTCGTGTCGCTCGATTTGGAGAATGGTCCTCGCTTTACTGGTGATCCCAAACGATCGGCTGTCCCACAGACAATGACCGCTGAGGTGGAGGTCCTTCGCTTCGCGAAACAACCCACAACCACTTCGGCAATGCCGGCCGTTCGCATCAAAGTTCGTTTTGTCGGGCGCGATGGTCCGGACTTTTCGTTCTGCCCTCGCGAGCTTCCTGAGCTTCTACCTGGACGTGTCCTTCTTCTGCCGCTCCAGTCCCCCATCCAAACGGCGTCCGCACCCTGGCAACTGATCGGCACTGATGGTCACGGATTAGCAATGCAGGTCTCCGCGGAGATGAGAGTGCCGGGGGAGACGGCACAGGATGGCCGCACTTTCATCATCCGGGAACTGGTGAACTCCTTTCACCATGGCGCCCCTCTCGCCGCGTACAGTGCCGCCGCGCTGGTGGCAGCTCAAGGAGATCATCTGGAACCTGACCTCACCACTCAGCTTCAGCGATCGATAGGAGGCCAGGCGGCCCCCTGGGCGCGGGTTCTCGCCAGCATGGTTTTGTCCTATCCGGGGCAGCCATCGACGCTCGCCGGCGTTCGCGCCGGCAACATGGAAACGGACTTGCGTCGATTCCACGGTTTTCCTCTGGCGCAGACGGCCCTGCGTCACCTCCCTGCCGCGACCGCCGAGACGCTGGTTTGGCAGTCACTGATGAGCGACCTCTCCAGCCTCGCGGACGAACCCTATCATCCGCTCTTTTCGTACAGTTCCAGTTTTCCGTTGCACTCCGCGGTGGCATACCTCGCCCGCCATTCGGACAATGCGGTATTGGTCGATGCGGTAAAGGCGGCCCTCCGCGAAGATCGCGCCGGCTCGTCGTTTCTCGCTGCGCGGTTGATCGATAAGGGACAGAAGGACTGCCTGCTCGATGCACTGGACCGGGCCATGAAAGTGGTTCGTCGTCCAGCCGCCAACGGCGACGACCTCTCTGCCAGCCTTCGCCTCGTGCTGGAGTACGGGACCGAGGAGCAGCGCCGGCAGCTGAACTCAGTCGCTGTCGGATTCAAAGATGCAAACCGTGATTACGCCGCTTTCCTCCAACAAAGGCTCGCTCAGTCTGCCAGAAGGCCTCTCTAGCTGAACAGGTGTTGTAGCTCACGCACAACCGACTTGTTCGCTGGACAAAGCATGACCACAGGGGCGCGCGATCGCCGCACGCCGGGTATACACTGACTCCAGCCGGGACCGCCCGCAAAGAGCAGCCCCTGCCAGATTGCGAGGCACTCAGGGAAATGAAAGCCAACAGGCGTCACTTCATCCAGACATTGGGGACGAGTTCAGCCGGACTCGCCATCGGCACGGCCGCCATGGTCACAGCCCCCGAAATCGCCCAGGCGAAAGGCAACGATGGGCAGTTGCTGCTGGTTGGCGACAACATCGCCGTCACCAATACTCAATATGGAAAGGTCCGAGGTTACGTCCTGCGGGGCATTCATCACTTCCTCGGCATGCCGTACGGCGCGGACACCTCCGGGCCCAACCGGTTCATGCCTCCGCGCAAGCCCACCGCGTGGACGGGTGTTTATCCGGCGCTTTTCTACGGCAACTCGGCGCCGCAGAACATGGAGAACCGTTACGCGAATCAGTTCGCCTCGTTCCGCGACCATTGGAACTACGGCGACGTCAGCGAGGACTGTCTGCGCGTCAATGTCTTCACGCCGGGGATCAACGACGGCAAGAAACGGCCGGTGCTCTTCTGGATCCATGGCGGCGGGTTCACGGCCGGCAACGCGATCGAGCAGGACGGCTACGGCGGGGAGAACTTCGCCCGGCTGGGCAACGCAGTGGTCTGCTCCATCAACCACAGGCTGGGCCCCCTGGGCTTCTGCAATCTGGCCGGCGTGGGCGGCGAAAAGTTCGCGGCCTCTGGCAACGTCGGCATGATGGACATCGTAGCGTCGCTGGAATGGGTCCGCGACAATATCGCCGACTTCGGCGGTGATCCGAACAATGTCACCATCATGGGGCAGTCCGGTGGCGGCGCCAAGGTGTGCATCCTCACCGCGATGCCTTCAGCCAAGGGCCTGTTCCACAAGGCCGTGGTCCTCAGCGGAGCCTCGCGGAAATCCGGCGAGAAGGCCTTCTCCGAGAAGTTGGGCGCCGCGGTTGTGAAAGAGGCTGGGCTGAGCCCGGCCGAGTTGGACAAGCTCCAGGCCATGCCCTGGAAGGAGTTCTATGCCATTGCCACGAAGGCCCAGCAGGGCGTAGCCAGAGAAGCGGGACCGGGCGGCGGCATGATGCGCGGCTTCAGCCCCGTCGTCGACGGCACAATTCTGCCCCAGCATCCCTACGATCCCGTGGGCGCGCCCACCGCCGCTAATGTGCCAATGATCATCAGCTCTGTCGAAAACGAGCAGTCGCCCAGTTGGACCGACTCCTCGCTGGACGCCGTCACCCTGGACGAGGTAGCGGAGAAGGTTAAGCTCCGGGCGGGCTTCGGCGCCGGGTTCGGAGACAAGGCGAAGGACGTGGTGGAATCCTACGCGAAGGCGTTTCCGGGCAAAAAGCCAGTGGAGATCTGGTCGCTGGTCAGCAGCAACCGGCAATCCGTGGTTGCGCTGGCGGATGTCAAATCCAAACAGCCCGCCCCCGTCTACGTCGACTGGTTCACCTGGCAGCCGCCTCTATTCGACAACCGCGCTCGTGCCTTCCATTGCGTCGACATCTGTTTCTGGCTCTACAACACCGACGTGATGCTGACGCATACGGGCGGCGGCCCGAGGCCGAAAGCGCTGTCGACGAAGATGGCCGGAGCGCTGTTGCAGTTCATGAAGACAGGCGATCCCAATGGCGGCGGCCTGCCCCCATGGCCGAAGTACACAGCGGCCAAGGGCGAGACCATGGTCCTGGACGACACATGCAAGGTAGAGAACGATCCGGATCGGGAGGCGAGGAAGGCGCTGCCCAGCCTCACCTAAGCACTCGCGTTCGGAACTGCCGCGACGTATTTGCGACGAAGCCGACAGCGATCAGCTTTTAGCCGTCAGCGGCACCGGGGCGGGCTGATTGCTGAGGGCTGATCGCTGAGAGCTACGACCGATACGTGTGCGAACTTCGGAAACCACGCACTAAGTTCACTTTGACAGAAGCGCCGCGAAGTAGGGATTCAGCATGCGGCCCGTGGGGTCCATTTGGGCGATCCAGTCAGACAGTTCGTTCCAGCGCTGTCCGTAAGCGGCTTCGACGTGGCGGCGCTCGATGAACGGGCTCTGGTTCAGTAAGGGGATGCCCCCGCGCTGGAAGGAGAATTCATTGAAGGCCCGCAGGAAGTTCTGCCAGGCGGGCAGATCGACCGGCGCGTGGATGGGATCAATGGAGAAGATCTCCTCGTCGTGGCTGTACGAGAGGATCGAATGTGTGTCGCGGTGGATGTGATAGGCGCCCAGGGGCATATTGCACCGGAAGCCGGTGGCCTTGTGGTGTTCGTCAGCAAAGTCGAGGTAGTCGCGGAGCACGGCAAGCCAGCGGGAGCGCGGAAAGGCCCAGAAGGTGAACGCATACTTGGCCGCGGTCTTGGTCTTGCTGTAGTCGATTGTCTTGTCTGGCGCGAGGATGGTGATGCCGCCGAAGAGCCGCAGGGTCCCGTAGAGGAATTCGTCCAGGTGGAAGAGTCCTTTCTGCAGCTTGTCGCGCACACCTGCATCGTCGACGAACGACTCGAGCAGGTGCCCGGCATAGGCCCCGCTGTTGTTCCAGAGGCGGCGGCGGAAGGCTGCGAGGAGCCCGCCGAAGATATTCGTATCCTCCACGCGGCGGCGCTGCTGAAAGACAGCAGTCCGGCCGACGGTCCAACAGATGAGGCCCTCGGAGGTGTCCATGAGCTGGTCGACCTCTTCCTGGGTAAGCTCCTCCACCGGCCTGGGGAGATACGTGAGATGGATCGCCTCGATGGCCTTGATGCGGAAGGTGACCTCGTAGATGACACCACAAAGGCCATAACTGCCGCGCACCATACGGAGGAGTTCAGGGTCCTGGTCTTCCGACGCTTCGGCGAGATCGCCGGCGGGTGTCACCCACTTGACGCGCGTGAGGTAGGAATTGACTTGGCCGAACTCGATGCCGTCGAGGGCGTCCTTGGTCTGGCAGCAGGCGGCGGAGCCCAGGGTCATGTTGCCGATCTCGATGTTGGTCATGAACTGGAGATCGTGCTTGCGGAGTTCCTTCGAGGCGTCGATGAACTGGATGCCGGCCTGGGCGGTGATGGTGCCACCAGCCATGTCGATGTTGAGGACCCGGTTCATGCGCGACATGTTGAGCATGGTGCCGTCTGAGGAGGCGCAGGGCGTGAGGGAGTGATAGCTGCCCATGGCGCGGACGGGGCTGGGATAGCGCTGGGGATCGCGGAGGACCACCTGGATGTCTGCGACGGACTCGGGAAAGACGAGCTGGGCCGGCGAGGCCGTGATGCTGCCATCGTAGTTCACGACTGGGGTGGACATGGGGCTCCTTTAGACGACGAGTTAGTCAAGTATAGGCGGTGCGGCGGAGGAAAGGAACAGGCTTCGGCCGGTTTGGTATCGCGCGGATACGGGCGGAACGGATAGAGTGGACGCGGTGGTTCCTGACCCGCCGTCGGCTTGGGCGAATCCGTGCTGATTAGCGGCACCCTTGGGGCCCTTCTTCGCCCTTCGACTACCGCTCCGCTCTGGAAGCTATTGCGCGGTTCAGATTCCATTTGCGTGGGTCGTCAGCACATCCTGGAATGCCCGCGAAACACCTCGTGCCCTCGCCTCCAGACCAAGCGCACCGGGCCGTCCGCCTTCGCATCCCGGGCCGCGTGCTGCGCGATTCTGATCGAAAATCATCGCTTTTGCTGCTGATGGCAACAGACCCACCATTCCACCCCCTCTTTGGGATATATTGCAATCCGGGGAGACGCTCCATGTCGAACGGTGATTTCGTCATCCGCGCGCTGACCACTGGGCCAGGAAACCTCAGGGTAGTGCCTTGTCGCGTGCCCGCATCCCTTCTCAGGACCGCCGGACGGTGCTTGCTACTCACCGGCCGCGTTTCGGCCCAGAGAACGAGCATCGCTTCCATCACCAATCGCAGTCGGAGGCACTCGCGCATCGGGCGCACACACCAGGGCTCCGGCCATCGGCGGGCCGCCCGGACGGTGTACAGGTTAGGAGGAATCAATGGGTAAGAGAATTTCGATCGGATCGTGGGCCTATACCATCGGCCCCTATGCCAGCCATCCAGTTCCTTTTGGGGAGGTCTGCGACCAGCTTAAGGCACTGGGTTTTGACGGAGTGGAGTTGGGTGCGTTCCCGCCCCACCCGAATCCAGGCAATCCCAATGGCCCCGACTCGGAGTGGCCCGGGGCCATGCCCGAAAAGTCGCAGCGCGCCGACCTCAAGGCCGAGCTCGCCGCCAAAGGCTTGGGCCTCAGCGGCATCGCCGCCAATCTCTGGGGCGAGAAGCTCATCAATACCGACGACCAGACGAAGTACATCTCGGAGTTCAAGCGCAACGCCGAGTTCGCGCAAGACCTGGGGATCGGCGGTGTGCGCGTGGACGCCGTTCAACCGCCCACCATCCTGCGCGACGTCGACTACGACACGGCTCTGAAGCGCGTCGTCAGCACCTGGAAGACCTGCGCCGAGATCGCATCGGACTACGGTCTCTATGTCACCTGGGAGTTCGAGCCCGGGTTCGCGTTCAACAAACCCAGCGACATCGCCCGCGTGCACGACGGCGTGAACCGCCCCAACTTCGGCCTCATGTACGACACGTGCCACGGCCAGATGGTGGGCGTGAATGGCACGCGGCAGGAAGGCAAGAAGGAGGTCTTCCCCAACCAGGTGGAGTTCCTGCGCTTCCTCACCGGTCGCATCAATCACATCCACCTGATCGACAGCGACAACACCTGCCACAAGGACGCGGAAGGCAACGACGAAACCTCGGCTCACCCGCCCTTCGGTCAAGGTGTCATCGACTTCGACGAAGTGCTGCCGGCCCTCATCAGGGCCTCGGCCGCGCCGCACAACTGGTGGACGATCGACCTCTGCTTCTGGCCCGACGCCTGGAAGGCCACCGAGTCCTGCAAGAAGGCAGTCGACAAACTCAACGCGAGGTACGGAGGATGAGAGAGATGAAGGAACTCCGCGTCGGCATGATGGGCTATGGCTTCATGGGCCGTACGCACTCCAACGCCTACAAACGGCTGACGGACTTCTTCCCCGTCCACCACAAGCCCGTCCTCAAGGCCGTGTGCGCGCGTAACGCCGAGAAGGCCCAGGCCTTCGCCGACAACTGGGGCTACGAGCGCGTCGAGACCGACTGGCGCAAGGTCGTCGAAGCTCCGGACATCGACCTGATCGACATCGGCACGCCCAACGACACCCACTACGAGATGGCTCTGGCCGCCGCGAAGAACGGCAAGATGGTCTGCTGCGAAAAGCCGCTGGCCCTCAACGTGGCCCAAGCCGAGGAGATGACGAAGGCAGTGGAAGCCGCCGGCGTGCCCAACATGGTCTGGTTCAACTACCGCCGTGTGCCCGCCATCGCGCTCGCCAAGCAGGTGGTGGACGAAGGCCGCATCGGCCGTCCATTCCACTACCGTGCCACTTACCTCCAGGATTGGACTATCGCCACCGACGTGCCGCAGGGCGGCGCCGGCCTGTGGCGGCTGGACTCGGAAGTCGCCGGCAGCGGCGTCACGGGCGATCTGCTGGCTCACTCCATCGACACGGCCATGTGGCTCAACGGCCCCATCGCCAGCGTCGTGGCCAAGACCGAGACGTTCGTGAAGGAACGCGTCCATGCAGTCACCGGCAAGGTACAGCCCGTCGGCATCGACGATGCGTGCATGTTCCTGGCCGTGTTCGCCAATGGCTCCATGGGTACGTTTGAATCCACCCGCTATGCGCGCGGCCGCAAGAACTTCAACACGTTCGAGCTGAACGGCGCCGACGGCAGCATCTACTTCGATCTGGAAGAGCCCGAATACCTGCAGTACTTCGAATACCTGCAAAAGCAGTCCGGCAAGAAGCTGGAAAGCCATCTCACCGGATGGCGCAAGATCCACGTTACCAACTCCGAGCACCCCTACATGAACCGCTACTGGGTGCCGGGCACGTGCATCGGCTACGAGCACACCTTCCTCAACGCTCTGGCTGATTTTGTCATGGGGATAGAGTCGGGCAAGCCCGCCGAACCCACCTTCCGCAACGCGCTCCAAACGCAGAAAGTCTGCGACGCGGTTCTGGAGAGCGCTCGCGCGGGAAGCTGGAAAGAAACAGGAGTATAGCGATGAAAGATGTAACCAGACGCGGAGCCGTAGCCGGTGCGGCCGGTGGCCTGATGCTGGTGAAGCCAGAGACCGCCTTCGGCTATCAGGCCAACTCGAAGGTGGTCTTCGGGATTATTGGGACAGGGGGCCGCGGAACCT is a genomic window containing:
- a CDS encoding carboxypeptidase regulatory-like domain-containing protein, translating into MSILRTGQLRRAWLLVAAVVLSSAILLGQSDNASVSGFVRDPSGGAVPAVRVVLTNEATGAERETKTGDNGYYIFTPVPSGTYTVSAELTGFKKTNRTKNKIDANMAAGIDLTLEVGDLTQSVDVVASATRIQTDTAALGRVVDRAQFESIQVTGRNPMYLALLKPGVTGQSVTGGGFGMANIANINGTRSSDSTVTTDGAVGLRTRGADGTAIGAADMDAVAEIQILTSAFPAEYGRSIGGQVRIITRSGGQQFHGSLYEYFRNSALNANSWDRNRNSSPAISSSPSPFRYNQFGYNVNGPVYIPGKWNTDKSKLFFLFSQEYVRQRNTASTTQTVATAAMRQGDFSELLNPANTFYTGAKQLLDPTTGDPLVGNIIPKSRLSANGVGILSASQLPTPGFLSGSNNYYSAAGAPTNQRKETYSVDFNPSSNHQFRFRSMVYSYWDYSPFDGSGHTPRIFDRPNKSFSLNYIWTVGPTMVNELLATTSVDQVFIGIDTSTGVFDRTKCGINYPYIFPDRKEITNKIPTASIAGFTGINGGPYPAKSAGPIYMLSDNFTVIKNTHTIKFGGLYERAGQNDFDQINVTGVPGGTNNQNGRFEFNDGSFTGLAVANAAMGLFSNYAELGARPYTPYRSHMFEWFAQDSWKVTDKLRLEIGVRHSIIQPYYSQWRNMAVFDPGSYDSSKAVVQDPKNGAILSGNYLNGMIIPGDGWPDSAKGRVPIADSGEYNSLFKGNKEYSQIHYGDFQPRLGIAYTITPKMVVRAGGGRFYTRTGVSDSVFLGANAPFQPNASVANGSVDNPGAAAANARLPLFVTTQDPIFRMPSAWSWNTTVERELPWATTVEVSYVGRRGLHLQRERNINQLMPGTLQNSTSYVDTLRPYKGYATIRVTNNEASSTYNALQVSVNRRFSKGLSYGLAYTYGKSTDDASGSRTILPNAYDASTFWGPSDFDVRQMLVVNFIYELPFFKNNNLTGKLLGGWQLSSVNQFQTGTPFTVSTSQDVAGVGTGSGNQIWDIKGDAKLDGGDRKFADWTGANAYWFRVTNTDGTALFQRAAAGTFTTQNNRNKYYRPGSQSWNVALFKAFSITEQQKVQFRAEMYNFPNHPNLDAPVTDPTNSAFGKVTTKSSNRTMQLSLRYSF
- a CDS encoding Gfo/Idh/MocA family oxidoreductase codes for the protein MKELRVGMMGYGFMGRTHSNAYKRLTDFFPVHHKPVLKAVCARNAEKAQAFADNWGYERVETDWRKVVEAPDIDLIDIGTPNDTHYEMALAAAKNGKMVCCEKPLALNVAQAEEMTKAVEAAGVPNMVWFNYRRVPAIALAKQVVDEGRIGRPFHYRATYLQDWTIATDVPQGGAGLWRLDSEVAGSGVTGDLLAHSIDTAMWLNGPIASVVAKTETFVKERVHAVTGKVQPVGIDDACMFLAVFANGSMGTFESTRYARGRKNFNTFELNGADGSIYFDLEEPEYLQYFEYLQKQSGKKLESHLTGWRKIHVTNSEHPYMNRYWVPGTCIGYEHTFLNALADFVMGIESGKPAEPTFRNALQTQKVCDAVLESARAGSWKETGV
- a CDS encoding carboxylesterase family protein; this translates as MKANRRHFIQTLGTSSAGLAIGTAAMVTAPEIAQAKGNDGQLLLVGDNIAVTNTQYGKVRGYVLRGIHHFLGMPYGADTSGPNRFMPPRKPTAWTGVYPALFYGNSAPQNMENRYANQFASFRDHWNYGDVSEDCLRVNVFTPGINDGKKRPVLFWIHGGGFTAGNAIEQDGYGGENFARLGNAVVCSINHRLGPLGFCNLAGVGGEKFAASGNVGMMDIVASLEWVRDNIADFGGDPNNVTIMGQSGGGAKVCILTAMPSAKGLFHKAVVLSGASRKSGEKAFSEKLGAAVVKEAGLSPAELDKLQAMPWKEFYAIATKAQQGVAREAGPGGGMMRGFSPVVDGTILPQHPYDPVGAPTAANVPMIISSVENEQSPSWTDSSLDAVTLDEVAEKVKLRAGFGAGFGDKAKDVVESYAKAFPGKKPVEIWSLVSSNRQSVVALADVKSKQPAPVYVDWFTWQPPLFDNRARAFHCVDICFWLYNTDVMLTHTGGGPRPKALSTKMAGALLQFMKTGDPNGGGLPPWPKYTAAKGETMVLDDTCKVENDPDREARKALPSLT
- a CDS encoding FAD-binding protein; translation: MSTPVVNYDGSITASPAQLVFPESVADIQVVLRDPQRYPSPVRAMGSYHSLTPCASSDGTMLNMSRMNRVLNIDMAGGTITAQAGIQFIDASKELRKHDLQFMTNIEIGNMTLGSAACCQTKDALDGIEFGQVNSYLTRVKWVTPAGDLAEASEDQDPELLRMVRGSYGLCGVIYEVTFRIKAIEAIHLTYLPRPVEELTQEEVDQLMDTSEGLICWTVGRTAVFQQRRRVEDTNIFGGLLAAFRRRLWNNSGAYAGHLLESFVDDAGVRDKLQKGLFHLDEFLYGTLRLFGGITILAPDKTIDYSKTKTAAKYAFTFWAFPRSRWLAVLRDYLDFADEHHKATGFRCNMPLGAYHIHRDTHSILSYSHDEEIFSIDPIHAPVDLPAWQNFLRAFNEFSFQRGGIPLLNQSPFIERRHVEAAYGQRWNELSDWIAQMDPTGRMLNPYFAALLSK
- a CDS encoding sugar phosphate isomerase/epimerase family protein, coding for MGKRISIGSWAYTIGPYASHPVPFGEVCDQLKALGFDGVELGAFPPHPNPGNPNGPDSEWPGAMPEKSQRADLKAELAAKGLGLSGIAANLWGEKLINTDDQTKYISEFKRNAEFAQDLGIGGVRVDAVQPPTILRDVDYDTALKRVVSTWKTCAEIASDYGLYVTWEFEPGFAFNKPSDIARVHDGVNRPNFGLMYDTCHGQMVGVNGTRQEGKKEVFPNQVEFLRFLTGRINHIHLIDSDNTCHKDAEGNDETSAHPPFGQGVIDFDEVLPALIRASAAPHNWWTIDLCFWPDAWKATESCKKAVDKLNARYGG